The Fibrobacter sp. DNA window GAATTCTATTTGTATTTGATTTTGAAGATCAGGATTATTATCGCGAAAACAAGCGTAACAGAGTTAGCCAGAATAACAGGCCACTCCCCAAGAATTATACCGTATATCAGCCACAGCAGCACGCCAATTGCGAAAAGCAGAAACATTGTAAAGGAAAGATCTCTTGCGGACCGGGTTTTCCAGACTCTCAGAACCTGAGGCACAAAAGAGATGGTTGTGAGTGTTCCTCCCATCAATCCTATAAGCATCTCTATTTTCATTGTATTTCCAGTCCTATTACGTATAAAAGACAAACTCTCTGTATGAGTCTGAAAATATATCCTGTCTTCTTTAGAAAAATCGCCTCTCTATCATATTTATAATGATTCCCTTTTAACTGATGTATTTATTATTTTGAGATGTTAAAATTCCTTTTCTTTCAGGAGAGCGCATGTTTGGCTGTCATTTGGGGAAACTGTTTCAGGTTACTATAGCTGGTGGATCATACCAGGAAGGGCTGACATCTGTAATTCAGGGTGTTCCCCCGGGAATATCTTTAAATGAGCAGGAGATTTATGGTGATCTTTTGTTGAGGAAGCCTGGCGCAGATGAGCTTT harbors:
- a CDS encoding SemiSWEET transporter — translated: MKIEMLIGLMGGTLTTISFVPQVLRVWKTRSARDLSFTMFLLFAIGVLLWLIYGIILGEWPVILANSVTLVFAIIILIFKIKYK